Proteins encoded in a region of the Oscillospiraceae bacterium MB24-C1 genome:
- a CDS encoding glutamate synthase-related protein has product MYALDFASNFEVVRSESRCTLCGKCVNECSYGVHQFTADKKALTENNSKCVNCYRCVATCPTKAIKIIRNTQAVNISSNWSANNMREIYLQAATGGVLLSGMGTTKNYPLYWDKLLINAAQVTNPSIDPLREPMETRTYLGKTSVNIRRDASGRLINTLPPHLTLNTPIMFAAMSYGAISYPAHEALAKASTDLGTYYNTGEGGLHHDLYQYGDHTIVQVASGRFGVHRKYLETGAAIEIKIGQGAKPGIGGHLAGAKNIGDISKTRMIPEGSDAISPAPHHDIYSIEDLRQLVYSLKEVTAHKKPIVVKIAAVHNVASIASGIARSGADIIAIDGLRAGTGAAPTQTRDNVGIPIELALAVVDSRLREEGIRNEVSVVASGTIRNSADVIKAIALGADAVYIGTAALIAMGCHMCHGCHTGGCNWGICTQTPQLTKRLNANEAHRQLVNLIEGWTHEVKEMMGGMGINSIEALRGNRLMLRGVGLTDAELKILGVQHAGQ; this is encoded by the coding sequence ATGTACGCTTTAGACTTTGCTTCCAATTTTGAAGTGGTGCGCAGCGAAAGTCGCTGCACGCTGTGCGGAAAATGCGTCAATGAATGCAGTTACGGTGTGCACCAGTTCACAGCCGATAAAAAAGCGCTTACCGAAAACAATAGCAAGTGTGTCAACTGCTATCGTTGTGTGGCGACCTGCCCCACCAAAGCCATTAAAATCATCCGTAACACACAGGCTGTCAACATCAGTAGCAACTGGAGCGCCAACAACATGCGCGAAATCTACCTGCAGGCAGCCACCGGCGGCGTACTGCTCTCCGGTATGGGCACCACCAAAAACTATCCCCTTTATTGGGATAAACTGCTCATCAATGCCGCTCAGGTGACCAACCCTTCCATTGATCCGCTGCGAGAGCCGATGGAAACCCGCACCTATTTGGGCAAAACCTCGGTCAACATCCGCCGGGATGCCTCCGGCCGTCTAATCAACACTCTCCCCCCGCACCTGACGCTCAACACCCCGATTATGTTTGCAGCCATGAGTTATGGCGCGATTAGCTATCCGGCGCATGAGGCACTGGCAAAAGCCTCAACCGATCTGGGGACTTACTATAACACCGGTGAAGGCGGTCTACATCACGATCTGTACCAGTATGGTGACCACACCATTGTACAGGTGGCCTCCGGTCGTTTTGGTGTCCATCGCAAATATCTTGAAACCGGTGCAGCTATTGAAATTAAAATTGGTCAGGGAGCAAAACCGGGCATTGGCGGACATCTGGCCGGCGCAAAAAACATCGGGGATATCTCAAAAACCCGCATGATTCCCGAAGGTAGCGATGCCATTTCCCCCGCGCCGCACCACGATATCTACTCCATTGAAGATCTGCGGCAGCTCGTCTACTCTCTAAAAGAGGTTACTGCTCACAAAAAACCGATTGTTGTCAAAATTGCCGCCGTGCATAACGTGGCTTCTATCGCAAGCGGCATCGCGCGAAGTGGCGCAGACATTATCGCTATTGACGGTCTGCGCGCTGGTACTGGCGCCGCGCCCACCCAGACGCGCGACAACGTCGGCATTCCGATTGAGCTTGCGCTCGCCGTGGTCGATTCACGCCTGCGTGAAGAGGGTATCCGCAATGAGGTTTCTGTCGTCGCCAGCGGCACCATCCGCAACAGCGCCGACGTCATCAAAGCTATCGCTCTTGGTGCGGACGCTGTTTATATCGGCACTGCCGCTCTGATTGCAATGGGTTGTCACATGTGCCACGGCTGCCACACCGGCGGCTGCAATTGGGGAATTTGTACCCAGACCCCTCAGTTGACCAAGCGTTTAAATGCTAATGAAGCACATCGTCAATTGGTCAATCTCATCGAAGGCTGGACACATGAAGTCAAAGAAATGATGGGCGGCATGGGTATCAACTCTATCGAGGCGCTGCGCGGTAACCGCCTCATGCTCCGAGGCGTTGGGCTGACAGACGCCGAGCTTAAAATTCTTGGCGTACAGCACGCTGGCCAATAA
- a CDS encoding DUF4349 domain-containing protein, protein MQYKKSILSALAIILAVLAICAACSSTSVNDKAAPSETSAASHSNMQLAIAEGSGRMVAHAPAEISTDDQNKTDIEVMTPDRKIVKHSHLSLESKEFDTAFEQILTVITEQGGYIENQSINGQSLTHRGSYYERSASIQARIPADKLDSVTTAVGGICNVTSKSENIDDITDRYFDTQAHLNSLKLQEERLLDILSKADKLEDVISLERALSDVRYQIESLTATMRRMDSQVAYSYLNLDLREVVEYQPVESAPKTLGDKISASFKRSGEKLAWFFEALLLFVIEDLPLIVICLAVLGSFIFISFRTSRRVKFKMNENKNKISSAKPNPQQDPPAEK, encoded by the coding sequence ATGCAGTATAAAAAGTCTATTTTATCAGCGTTGGCTATAATTCTTGCAGTACTGGCAATATGCGCCGCCTGCAGTAGTACAAGTGTAAATGATAAAGCGGCCCCCAGCGAAACTTCTGCCGCAAGCCATTCGAATATGCAGCTTGCAATTGCTGAAGGCTCTGGACGCATGGTAGCGCACGCACCAGCCGAAATTTCCACCGACGACCAGAATAAAACCGATATCGAGGTTATGACGCCCGATCGCAAAATTGTTAAGCATAGCCACCTCTCGCTTGAATCAAAAGAATTTGATACCGCATTTGAGCAGATTTTGACCGTTATTACGGAGCAGGGCGGCTATATCGAAAATCAAAGCATCAATGGTCAAAGTTTGACCCATCGCGGCTCGTATTATGAGCGTTCTGCTTCAATACAAGCAAGAATTCCCGCCGATAAACTCGACAGTGTAACGACTGCTGTCGGCGGCATCTGCAATGTCACCTCAAAGAGCGAGAATATCGACGACATAACTGATAGATATTTTGACACACAAGCGCATCTTAATTCCTTAAAGCTGCAGGAAGAGCGGCTTTTAGACATTTTGTCCAAGGCTGATAAGCTAGAGGATGTCATTTCGCTGGAGCGGGCGCTTTCAGATGTGCGCTACCAGATAGAATCACTAACCGCGACCATGCGTCGGATGGATAGTCAAGTTGCCTATTCTTATTTAAATTTGGATCTGCGCGAGGTGGTTGAGTATCAACCGGTAGAATCGGCGCCTAAAACTTTAGGTGATAAAATTTCCGCCTCTTTTAAGCGTTCGGGTGAAAAACTGGCTTGGTTCTTTGAAGCGTTGCTGCTCTTCGTGATTGAAGACCTACCATTAATTGTGATTTGCCTTGCAGTTCTCGGCTCATTTATTTTCATTTCCTTCAGAACATCACGCCGTGTTAAATTTAAAATGAATGAAAATAAAAATAAAATTTCTTCAGCTAAACCAAATCCCCAGCAAGATCCGCCTGCTGAAAAATGA
- the speD gene encoding adenosylmethionine decarboxylase: MDEKMTLYGFNNLTKSLSFNIYDVCYAKTAREQQDYIAYIDEQYNSERLTNILTNLTEMIGATVLNISRQDYEPQGASVTILIAEESMIPSGDTIVGHLDKSHVTVHTYPEYHPETSIATFRVDIDVATCGEITPLSTLDYLIDSFDSDIITMDYRVRGFTRDVTGKKLFIDHDMVSIQRYIAQETLDHYDAIDINVYESNLFHTKMLIKELDLKNYLFKTDVYELPPKERLAITNNLRREMIEIFSGRNIY; the protein is encoded by the coding sequence ATGGATGAGAAAATGACGCTCTATGGTTTCAACAATCTGACAAAATCTTTGAGCTTTAATATCTATGATGTCTGCTATGCGAAAACTGCGCGGGAACAACAGGACTATATCGCCTATATCGACGAGCAGTACAATTCCGAGCGTCTGACCAATATATTAACCAACCTGACCGAGATGATCGGTGCGACGGTGCTTAATATCTCACGTCAGGACTACGAACCGCAAGGGGCAAGCGTGACGATTCTCATCGCCGAGGAATCAATGATTCCTAGTGGAGACACTATCGTAGGGCACCTTGATAAAAGTCATGTCACGGTGCACACCTACCCTGAGTATCACCCCGAGACGAGTATTGCCACCTTCCGCGTCGATATTGATGTGGCCACCTGTGGCGAGATTACACCTCTTTCAACGCTTGATTACCTCATCGACAGCTTCGATTCCGACATCATTACAATGGATTATCGCGTACGCGGCTTTACGCGCGACGTTACGGGCAAAAAACTTTTCATCGACCATGATATGGTTTCGATTCAGCGGTATATTGCACAGGAGACTCTGGATCACTATGACGCCATCGATATCAATGTTTACGAGTCAAATTTATTCCACACCAAGATGCTGATTAAAGAGCTGGATTTGAAGAACTACCTCTTCAAAACCGACGTGTACGAGCTGCCGCCCAAAGAGCGGCTGGCAATTACCAACAACCTGCGCCGCGAGATGATTGAAATTTTTAGCGGCAGGAATATTTATTGA
- a CDS encoding aminotransferase class V-fold PLP-dependent enzyme, with product MPQLDQTRAPIYEALEEFKKMRVVPFDVPGHKRGRGNPELRNFLGEKCVGIDVNSMKPLDNLCHPISVIKDAEELAAEAFGAANAFFMVNGTTSSVQTMVLSCCKRGDKIILPRNVHRSVINALVLCGAHPVYVNPEVDKRLGISLGMSVAQVEKAIKAHPDAVAILVNNPTYYGICSDIKSITRLAHANGMKVLADEAHGTHFYFGRRLPVCAMSVGADMAAVSMHKSGGSLTQSSLLLTGPEMNAGYVSQIINLTQTTSGSYLLLSSLDISRRNLALRGKEIFRHVQDLTQYAREEINRIGGYYAYAQDLINNDSIFDFDSTKLSVYTLDIGLAGIEVYDLLRDEYDIQVEFGDLGNILAYVSVGDRMQDIERLVSALAEIRRRYQRDRTGLMTQEYLPPQVEVTPQDAFYAEKMSLPLDKAEGHICSEFVMCYPPGIPILAPGERITRDILDYIAYAKEKGCSMTGPEDIEIDYLNVLRRAKN from the coding sequence ATGCCACAACTTGATCAAACACGCGCACCGATCTATGAAGCGCTTGAGGAATTTAAAAAAATGCGGGTCGTCCCCTTTGACGTGCCGGGCCATAAGCGCGGCCGAGGGAACCCTGAACTTAGAAATTTTCTAGGTGAAAAATGTGTTGGCATCGACGTCAACTCGATGAAGCCGTTGGATAACCTTTGTCATCCGATTTCGGTGATAAAAGATGCTGAAGAACTGGCGGCCGAGGCGTTCGGCGCGGCTAACGCATTTTTCATGGTGAACGGCACCACCTCGTCTGTACAGACGATGGTGCTCTCCTGCTGCAAGCGGGGGGATAAAATCATCCTGCCGCGAAATGTACACCGCAGTGTTATCAACGCGCTGGTACTTTGCGGAGCGCACCCTGTCTACGTCAATCCCGAGGTGGACAAGCGTTTGGGAATCTCGTTGGGCATGTCGGTTGCACAGGTAGAAAAGGCAATCAAAGCCCACCCCGATGCGGTGGCGATTCTCGTTAACAACCCTACCTATTACGGTATTTGTTCAGATATCAAAAGCATTACGCGGTTGGCACATGCTAACGGCATGAAGGTACTGGCAGATGAGGCCCATGGCACCCATTTTTATTTCGGACGAAGGCTACCGGTGTGCGCTATGTCGGTGGGGGCTGATATGGCGGCGGTGAGTATGCATAAATCGGGTGGAAGCCTGACGCAAAGCTCGTTGTTGCTAACAGGCCCTGAGATGAACGCGGGCTATGTCAGCCAGATCATCAACCTAACCCAGACGACGAGCGGGTCCTATTTGTTGTTGTCAAGCCTCGATATCTCCCGCAGAAACCTAGCGCTGCGCGGCAAAGAGATTTTCCGCCATGTGCAGGATTTGACGCAGTATGCCCGTGAGGAGATCAACCGTATCGGCGGCTATTATGCCTACGCACAGGATCTGATCAACAACGACAGCATTTTCGATTTTGACAGTACAAAGTTATCGGTTTATACGTTGGATATTGGACTGGCTGGCATCGAGGTCTATGACCTTTTGCGCGATGAATACGACATTCAGGTCGAGTTTGGAGATCTGGGAAACATTTTGGCCTATGTCTCGGTCGGTGACCGTATGCAGGATATCGAACGGCTGGTCAGTGCGCTGGCCGAGATACGCCGCCGCTATCAGCGTGACCGAACCGGCCTCATGACGCAAGAATATCTGCCACCACAGGTTGAAGTCACCCCGCAGGATGCATTTTATGCCGAAAAAATGTCGCTGCCGCTGGATAAGGCCGAAGGCCATATTTGCAGTGAGTTTGTCATGTGCTACCCGCCCGGCATCCCGATTCTGGCCCCAGGTGAGCGAATCACCCGCGATATTTTGGATTATATTGCCTACGCTAAGGAAAAGGGCTGTTCGATGACCGGACCGGAGGATATAGAGATAGATTACCTCAATGTGCTGCGACGGGCAAAAAATTAA
- the speE gene encoding polyamine aminopropyltransferase codes for MELWFTEQHTPNVRLSIKTDRQIYSGQSDFQRIDIFESDEFGRFLTLDGYMMLTEKDEFVYHDMITHVPMAVHPNVKNVLIIGGGDGGAIRELVRYPEVESIDLVEIDELVVEVCKKYLPTTACCFSDPRVSTYFEDGLKFIRSCVEEYDLIIVDSTDPFGPGEGLFTREFYGNCYKALRADGILVNQHESPFYDGDAAAMQRAHKRIAESFPISRVYQAHIPTYPSGHWLFGFASKKYHPIKDLDAVRWNVLGLRTRYYNTKLHIGAFALPNYVEEMLRNVE; via the coding sequence ATGGAACTTTGGTTTACCGAACAGCACACCCCAAATGTGCGTTTATCTATTAAAACCGATCGGCAAATATACAGCGGCCAAAGCGATTTTCAGCGCATCGATATCTTTGAATCTGATGAATTCGGGCGGTTTCTTACCCTCGATGGCTATATGATGCTCACCGAAAAGGATGAGTTTGTCTACCACGACATGATTACCCATGTGCCGATGGCGGTGCATCCAAACGTTAAAAATGTATTGATTATCGGCGGGGGAGACGGTGGCGCTATCCGCGAGTTGGTGCGCTATCCTGAGGTGGAAAGTATTGATTTGGTCGAGATCGACGAGTTGGTGGTGGAGGTCTGCAAAAAGTATCTGCCCACGACTGCCTGCTGCTTTAGCGACCCGCGCGTGAGCACTTATTTTGAGGATGGGCTAAAATTCATCCGTTCCTGCGTCGAGGAATACGACCTGATTATTGTCGATTCTACCGACCCGTTTGGCCCGGGCGAAGGACTTTTCACCCGCGAGTTTTACGGCAATTGTTATAAAGCGCTGCGCGCCGACGGAATTCTGGTCAACCAGCATGAGAGCCCGTTTTACGACGGCGACGCCGCCGCCATGCAGCGCGCACACAAGCGCATTGCCGAAAGCTTTCCGATCAGTCGAGTGTATCAGGCGCATATTCCAACCTATCCGTCGGGGCACTGGCTGTTCGGCTTCGCTTCAAAAAAATATCACCCGATTAAAGATTTGGATGCTGTCAGATGGAATGTCCTTGGGCTGCGCACGCGTTATTACAACACCAAGCTGCACATCGGTGCATTTGCACTGCCCAACTATGTGGAGGAGATGCTGAGAAATGTTGAATAA
- the speB gene encoding agmatinase produces MLNKNVETFLGCDCDYKDADIVLFGAPFDSTTSYRPGARFGSRAIRAESYGLETYSPYQDKDLGDYYVFDSGELELCFGSSEAALGVVQRRTQTILEDGKLPVMLGGEHSLTLGAVRALLEKYPDLCIIHFDAHTDLREDYLGAPLSHASVIRRCWELLGDGRIWQFGIRSGERAEFEWAKTHTALRPFDFEGLVQAVQEIDGKPVYFTLDLDVLDPAFFCGTGTPEAGGVSFLALLEAIKTVCTANVVGCDVMELAPTLDQSGASTALACKVVRELLLAINH; encoded by the coding sequence ATGTTGAATAAAAACGTTGAGACCTTTTTAGGCTGCGACTGCGACTACAAGGACGCCGATATTGTTTTGTTTGGCGCACCGTTTGATTCTACCACCTCTTACCGACCGGGTGCGCGCTTTGGCAGTCGGGCGATTCGCGCAGAGTCCTACGGATTGGAAACTTACAGCCCCTATCAGGATAAGGATTTGGGTGATTATTACGTGTTTGACAGCGGTGAGCTGGAACTGTGCTTTGGTAGCTCAGAAGCGGCACTGGGTGTTGTTCAGCGGCGGACACAAACCATTCTGGAGGACGGCAAGCTGCCCGTCATGCTGGGCGGTGAGCACTCGCTGACACTCGGTGCTGTGCGGGCGCTGCTCGAAAAATATCCCGACCTTTGCATCATCCACTTTGATGCGCACACCGACCTGCGTGAGGATTATCTCGGTGCACCTCTCTCGCACGCCTCTGTGATTCGCCGCTGCTGGGAGCTGTTGGGAGATGGGCGAATTTGGCAGTTCGGCATCCGCTCAGGTGAGCGAGCTGAATTTGAGTGGGCAAAAACCCACACCGCTTTGCGCCCTTTCGACTTTGAAGGATTGGTGCAAGCGGTACAAGAAATTGATGGTAAACCGGTCTACTTTACGCTGGATTTGGACGTGCTCGACCCCGCCTTTTTCTGCGGTACCGGCACACCGGAGGCGGGCGGCGTTTCGTTCTTGGCGCTGCTAGAAGCTATTAAAACCGTCTGCACCGCAAACGTCGTCGGCTGCGATGTCATGGAGCTGGCTCCGACGCTTGATCAGTCGGGGGCCTCTACCGCATTGGCATGCAAGGTGGTACGCGAGCTGCTGTTGGCAATCAACCACTAA
- a CDS encoding saccharopine dehydrogenase family protein — MGKALIIGCGGVASVAIHKCCQNSDVFEEICIASRTKSKCDELKEKLTPITKTKITTAQIDANDVDALVSLIETVKPDVVLNLALPYQDLTIMEACLATKTNYVDTANYEPEDTPKFEYSWQWAYREKFEKAGITALLGSGFDPGVTGVFSAYALKHHFDEINYIDILDCNAGDHGYPFATNFNPEINIREVSAKGSYWENGEWVETEPMEIKRVYNFPEIGEKDMYLLHHEELESLALNIPGIKRIRFFMTFGQSYLTHLRCLENVGMTSIEPIEFEGKMIVPLQFLKAVLPDPSSLGPRTKGKTNIGCIFYGKKDGKNKSYYLYNVCDHEECYKEVGSQAVAYTTGVPAMIGAMMLMSGKWNKPGVHNIEEFDPDPFMDALNKYGLPWQESFNPTPVD; from the coding sequence ATGGGAAAAGCTCTTATCATCGGCTGCGGCGGCGTTGCTAGCGTTGCCATTCACAAATGTTGTCAGAACAGCGACGTTTTTGAGGAGATTTGTATCGCCAGCCGCACAAAATCGAAGTGTGACGAATTGAAAGAAAAGCTGACGCCAATTACTAAAACCAAAATCACAACGGCGCAGATTGACGCCAATGATGTGGACGCGCTTGTCTCGCTGATTGAGACGGTTAAGCCTGATGTGGTGCTGAATTTGGCACTGCCCTATCAGGATTTAACCATTATGGAAGCCTGCCTTGCCACTAAGACCAACTATGTGGATACCGCCAACTATGAGCCGGAGGACACCCCAAAGTTTGAGTATTCTTGGCAGTGGGCTTATCGCGAAAAATTTGAAAAAGCGGGCATTACCGCACTGCTTGGCAGTGGCTTTGACCCCGGCGTCACTGGCGTTTTTTCGGCCTATGCGCTCAAGCATCACTTTGACGAGATCAATTATATCGACATTCTCGATTGTAACGCGGGCGACCACGGGTATCCCTTTGCGACCAACTTTAACCCCGAGATCAACATCCGCGAGGTGTCGGCAAAGGGCAGCTATTGGGAGAATGGTGAATGGGTTGAGACCGAGCCGATGGAGATCAAGCGCGTATACAATTTCCCGGAAATTGGCGAGAAGGACATGTACCTTTTGCACCACGAAGAGCTAGAATCGTTGGCACTCAACATTCCGGGCATCAAGCGCATCCGTTTCTTTATGACCTTTGGTCAGAGCTATCTGACCCATCTGCGCTGCCTAGAGAATGTCGGCATGACCTCAATTGAGCCGATCGAGTTCGAGGGCAAAATGATTGTGCCGCTTCAGTTTTTAAAGGCTGTGTTGCCCGACCCTTCTTCGCTAGGCCCGCGTACAAAGGGCAAAACCAACATCGGCTGCATCTTTTACGGCAAAAAGGATGGTAAGAATAAGAGTTACTACCTCTACAACGTTTGCGACCACGAGGAATGCTACAAAGAAGTCGGTTCTCAGGCGGTTGCCTACACCACCGGCGTACCGGCGATGATCGGCGCAATGATGCTGATGAGCGGCAAATGGAATAAGCCCGGTGTGCATAACATTGAGGAGTTTGACCCGGATCCTTTCATGGATGCCCTGAATAAATACGGCCTGCCTTGGCAGGAAAGCTTTAACCCCACACCGGTGGACTGA
- the nspC gene encoding carboxynorspermidine decarboxylase, with amino-acid sequence MKLSDLPTPCFVVDEALLEQNLKILQGVMQRTGCKILLAQKAFSLYKLYPLIGQYLSGTAASGLYEARLGCEEMGKENHVFSPAYREAELVELTKICGHIVFNSFSQLERFGAQTKAAGCEIGLRLNPECSTQQGHAVYDPCSPNSRLGVTRANFRPELLDSVSGFHFHTLCEQNSDALLTTVTAIEEQFGEWLPQMKWLNLGGGHHITRPDYNISALEQCINRLQNQYDLQVYLEPGEAVALNAGFLVTSVLDTLKNGMDIAILDVSAACHMPDVLEMPYRPPLQDSGLAEEKACTYRLGGPTCLAGDIIGDYSFDQPLKAGDRLVFGDMAIYSMVKTNTFNGMPLPAIALRDHEGDCRILNRFGYMDFKGRLA; translated from the coding sequence ATGAAGCTTTCTGATTTACCAACCCCCTGTTTCGTGGTGGATGAGGCGCTACTGGAACAAAACCTGAAAATATTGCAGGGTGTTATGCAGCGCACCGGTTGCAAAATTCTGCTGGCGCAAAAGGCGTTTTCGCTCTATAAGCTCTACCCACTAATTGGGCAATATCTCAGCGGGACGGCGGCAAGCGGGCTGTATGAAGCGCGTCTGGGGTGCGAAGAGATGGGCAAGGAAAACCACGTATTTTCGCCCGCTTACCGTGAGGCCGAGCTTGTCGAGCTGACAAAGATCTGTGGTCATATTGTGTTTAATTCCTTCTCGCAGCTTGAGCGATTTGGTGCGCAGACCAAGGCGGCAGGCTGCGAAATAGGACTGCGTTTGAATCCCGAGTGTTCAACGCAGCAAGGCCACGCGGTTTATGACCCATGCTCTCCAAATTCGCGGCTGGGCGTAACAAGGGCAAATTTCCGCCCGGAGCTGCTCGATAGCGTTTCAGGCTTTCACTTTCATACGTTGTGCGAGCAGAATTCTGACGCGCTGCTGACCACCGTTACCGCTATTGAAGAACAATTCGGCGAATGGCTGCCGCAGATGAAGTGGTTAAACTTGGGCGGTGGGCACCACATCACTCGCCCAGATTATAATATCTCCGCGTTGGAACAGTGTATCAACCGGTTGCAAAATCAATATGATTTGCAGGTTTATCTCGAGCCGGGGGAGGCGGTTGCGCTTAATGCAGGCTTCTTGGTTACCTCGGTGCTTGATACGCTTAAAAACGGCATGGATATCGCAATATTAGACGTTTCTGCGGCCTGTCACATGCCAGATGTACTGGAAATGCCGTATCGCCCACCGCTTCAAGACTCCGGTTTGGCGGAGGAAAAGGCGTGCACTTATCGGTTGGGCGGCCCTACCTGCCTGGCAGGCGATATTATTGGCGATTACAGCTTTGATCAGCCCCTTAAAGCCGGTGACCGTCTGGTGTTTGGTGACATGGCGATCTACTCAATGGTCAAGACAAATACCTTCAACGGTATGCCACTGCCTGCCATTGCGCTGCGCGATCATGAGGGCGACTGCCGTATATTAAACCGATTTGGCTATATGGATTTTAAAGGCCGTCTGGCGTAA
- a CDS encoding NifB/NifX family molybdenum-iron cluster-binding protein, whose translation MKIAVASEEKSVTEHFGHCQGFTIFEIESGRIMGRQFVPNPGHRPGFLPVFLHDKGVKVIISGGMGQGAIDIFNEKGVEVIVGASGDAEIAVNSYLQGNLKSTGSVCHQHQHAGECGE comes from the coding sequence ATGAAAATTGCAGTTGCATCCGAAGAAAAATCTGTCACCGAACATTTTGGCCATTGTCAGGGCTTTACCATTTTTGAAATCGAAAGCGGCCGCATCATGGGTAGGCAATTTGTGCCTAACCCCGGTCACCGTCCTGGATTTTTGCCTGTCTTTCTGCATGACAAGGGCGTAAAGGTAATCATTTCGGGAGGTATGGGCCAGGGGGCAATCGACATTTTTAACGAAAAGGGCGTAGAGGTCATTGTCGGTGCTTCCGGCGATGCCGAAATCGCCGTCAACAGCTATTTACAGGGAAATCTGAAATCGACCGGCTCGGTTTGCCATCAACATCAGCACGCTGGCGAGTGCGGGGAATAA
- a CDS encoding ATP-binding protein — protein MKQLLILSGKGGTGKTTVASTFIALCQSDTFADCDVDAPNLHLVMPDLPSPNKTDYYGFEKAVIDQECCTHCGLCQTHCSFGAIQNFMVSEFECEGCGVCAEICPAHAITMQPHISGDLLLYQDEECIFSTATLNMGSGASGKLVTAVKCQLNDRAKGDIAIIDGSPGIGCPVIASISGVDFVLIVAEPTVSGLHDMKRIIETAQHFGVDCAVCVNKYDVNPTTVTEIEDCCDNLSVPVVGKIPYDPMVIEAVNRCQSIAHYPNSPAGCAISTIWHTLFNRYLK, from the coding sequence TTGAAACAACTTTTGATTTTAAGCGGCAAAGGCGGTACCGGAAAAACCACCGTCGCAAGCACTTTTATCGCGCTCTGTCAAAGCGATACTTTTGCTGACTGCGACGTGGATGCACCCAACCTTCATCTGGTGATGCCGGATCTGCCATCCCCCAATAAAACGGATTATTATGGTTTTGAAAAGGCAGTTATCGACCAAGAGTGCTGCACCCACTGCGGGCTTTGTCAAACCCACTGCAGCTTTGGCGCCATACAAAATTTTATGGTAAGCGAATTCGAGTGCGAGGGCTGCGGCGTCTGCGCCGAAATTTGTCCGGCGCACGCCATTACGATGCAGCCTCACATTTCGGGTGACCTGCTGCTTTATCAGGATGAGGAGTGTATTTTTTCTACAGCCACCCTCAATATGGGGAGCGGTGCCTCCGGCAAGCTGGTAACCGCTGTCAAGTGTCAGCTAAATGATCGCGCTAAGGGCGATATTGCGATCATCGACGGATCACCGGGCATCGGCTGCCCCGTCATTGCGTCAATCAGTGGCGTAGATTTTGTACTCATCGTCGCCGAGCCAACTGTTTCCGGCCTGCATGATATGAAGCGCATTATTGAAACTGCGCAGCATTTCGGCGTCGATTGTGCCGTTTGCGTTAACAAATACGACGTCAACCCTACCACCGTGACAGAAATCGAGGACTGTTGCGACAACCTGTCGGTACCGGTCGTTGGCAAAATCCCTTATGACCCCATGGTTATTGAAGCCGTCAATCGCTGCCAAAGCATTGCTCATTACCCTAACAGCCCGGCGGGTTGCGCTATTTCCACTATTTGGCACACTCTTTTCAACCGTTATTTAAAATGA